One part of the Tenacibaculum sp. 190130A14a genome encodes these proteins:
- the ykgO gene encoding type B 50S ribosomal protein L36: MKVRASLKKRSADCKIVRRKGRLYVINKKNPRFKQRQG; this comes from the coding sequence ATGAAAGTAAGAGCATCATTAAAGAAAAGAAGTGCCGACTGTAAAATTGTACGCAGAAAAGGCCGTTTATACGTAATAAATAAGAAAAATCCTAGGTTTAAACAAAGACAAGGATAA
- the rpsM gene encoding 30S ribosomal protein S13, with amino-acid sequence MARIAGIDIPKNKRGAIALTYIFGIGRSRAKEVLANAKIDESIKVQDWTDDQIAAIREQVGTYTIEGELRSEVQLNIKRLMDIGCQRGIRHRLGLPLRGQRTKNNSRTRKGKRKTVANKKK; translated from the coding sequence ATGGCAAGAATCGCAGGTATTGATATTCCAAAGAACAAGAGAGGAGCAATCGCTTTAACTTACATCTTTGGTATCGGAAGAAGCAGAGCTAAGGAAGTTTTAGCTAATGCAAAAATTGACGAGAGCATCAAAGTTCAAGATTGGACTGATGATCAAATTGCAGCAATTCGTGAGCAAGTAGGAACTTACACTATTGAAGGTGAATTACGTTCTGAAGTTCAATTAAACATTAAACGTTTAATGGACATCGGATGTCAAAGAGGTATTCGTCACAGACTTGGTTTACCATTACGTGGACAAAGAACTAAGAATAACTCTCGTACAAGAAAAGGTAAGAGAAAAACAGTTGCTAACAAGAAAAAGTAA
- the infA gene encoding translation initiation factor IF-1 → MAKQPAIQQDGTITEALSNAMFRVELENGHIVTAHISGKMRMHYIKLLPGDKVKLEMSPYDLTKARITYRY, encoded by the coding sequence ATGGCTAAGCAACCAGCAATTCAACAAGACGGAACGATAACAGAAGCATTATCAAATGCTATGTTTCGCGTAGAATTAGAGAATGGACATATTGTTACGGCTCATATCTCTGGTAAAATGAGAATGCATTATATCAAATTATTGCCAGGAGATAAGGTAAAGTTAGAAATGAGTCCTTATGATTTAACGAAAGCAAGAATTACTTACAGATACTAA
- the rpsD gene encoding 30S ribosomal protein S4 codes for MARYTGPKTKIARKFGEAIFGDDKNFEKRNYPPGQHGVAKRRGKKSEYAIQLMEKQKAKYTYGILERQFSNLFKKASASKGITGEVLLQLCESRLDNVVYRLGVATSRRAARQLVSHRHITVNGDIVNIPSYRLKAGDVVAVREKSKSLQAIESALAANSSVYEWLSWNADQKSGTFVKVPERLQIPENIKEQLIVELYSK; via the coding sequence ATGGCAAGATATACAGGACCAAAAACTAAGATTGCTCGTAAATTTGGTGAAGCAATTTTCGGAGATGATAAGAACTTTGAAAAAAGAAATTATCCTCCAGGGCAACACGGTGTTGCAAAGAGAAGAGGTAAGAAATCTGAATATGCTATCCAGTTAATGGAGAAGCAAAAAGCAAAGTATACATATGGTATATTAGAGCGTCAATTCAGTAACTTATTCAAAAAAGCATCAGCTTCTAAAGGGATTACTGGTGAGGTTTTATTACAATTATGTGAATCTCGTTTAGATAACGTTGTTTATCGTTTAGGAGTAGCTACTTCTCGTAGAGCTGCACGTCAATTAGTTTCTCACCGTCACATTACTGTGAATGGTGATATCGTTAACATTCCTTCTTACAGATTAAAAGCTGGAGATGTTGTAGCGGTAAGAGAAAAGTCTAAATCATTACAAGCAATTGAAAGCGCTTTAGCTGCGAATTCAAGTGTTTACGAATGGTTATCTTGGAATGCTGATCAAAAATCAGGAACTTTTGTTAAAGTACCAGAAAGATTACAAATTCCAGAGAATATCAAAGAACAATTAATCGTAGAATTATATTCTAAGTAA
- the rpsK gene encoding 30S ribosomal protein S11, giving the protein MAKSKVTKKRKVIIESVGEAHITASFNNIIISLTNKNGDVISWSSAGKMGFRGSKKNTPYAAQLAAEDCASTAKEAGLRKVKVYVKGPGNGRESAIRSIHNSGIEVTEIIDVTPIPHNGCRPPKRRRV; this is encoded by the coding sequence ATGGCAAAGTCTAAAGTAACAAAGAAACGTAAAGTTATAATAGAATCAGTAGGTGAAGCGCACATTACTGCATCATTTAACAATATTATTATCTCTTTAACGAATAAAAACGGAGACGTTATTTCTTGGTCATCTGCAGGTAAGATGGGCTTCAGAGGTTCTAAAAAGAATACTCCTTATGCAGCTCAATTAGCAGCAGAAGATTGTGCATCAACGGCAAAGGAAGCTGGTTTACGTAAAGTTAAAGTTTATGTAAAGGGACCAGGTAATGGTAGAGAATCTGCTATTCGTTCAATCCACAATTCAGGAATAGAAGTAACAGAAATCATTGATGTTACTCCAATTCCTCACAACGGATGTCGTCCTCCTAAGAGAAGAAGAGTATAA